In Papio anubis isolate 15944 chromosome 20, Panubis1.0, whole genome shotgun sequence, the genomic window cttggcctcccaaagtgtcaggattacaggcatgagccactgtgcctggccattattTATGTTCTGGATAATGTCAGACACTGGCAGAAGAGGAGCACAGCTCCACTGGTTGTGGTGTGGGCTGGATAAGTGGTAGAATGGAGGTGGACAGATCCTTGGAGGAGGGCACAAGGGAGAGAGgagtgggggcgggggtggtCCTGCACAGGAAGAATGAGGAGATCAAGATGGAGACCCCAGCATCTGAGCCCTGTGCAGCTGCACTGAGTGGACACGGCTTGGGGAGGGAGGCAAAGATTGTGACAGGCAGGGTGGGTGCAGAAAGAGCTAGGGAGAGGGAGGACTCTGGGTGAGGCCAGTGACACTGATCCGAGCTCTCTCAATCCTCTGCTCCTCAGGGACTGCAAGGGGAGTTGTGGGCTTTAAAGGCTGCAGCTCATCTTCGTCTTACCCCGCGCAAATCTCCTACCTTGTCTCCCCACCGGGAGTGTCCATTGCCTCCTACAGTCGCGTCTGCCGGTCTTATCTCTGCAACAACCTCACCAGTTTGGAGCCTTTTGTGAAACTCAAGGCCAGCGCTCCTAAGTCTATCATATCTGCTTCCCGTAGCTGCCCGACCTGTGTGGGCGAGCACACGAGGGATTGCCTCCCAAATTTTGTCACCACTGATTCTTGCCCCTTGGCTGCCTCTACGTGTTACAGTTCCACCTTAAAACTTCAGGCAGGTGAGAGGAAAGGAATTTTGTTTATCAAATGCCTACTCTGCCAGGTGCTGTCCAGCACCTTCACATCTCAGAGAGGCTGGTGGGATCCGGAGATGGGATTGGGGTTGCAAGGGACAGGGCGCATGAATTccaaggaagaaggggaaggtgCCTGGTGCCTAAGTCTCTGATGGGAGAGCAGGTGTTCTGGTTTGTGAGGGGCCTCTGGGAAGAAGGCAgggatcttttatttatttatttatttatttatttatttatttatttatttattttgagatggagtcttgctctgttgcccaggctgcagtgcagtggtccgatctcggctcactgcaacctctgcctcccaggttcaagtgattctcataccccagcctcctaagtagctgggattataggcatgtgccaccatgcctggctaatttttgtatttttaagggagatggggttttgccatgttggccaggctagtctggacctcctggcctcaagtcctctagtgatccacctgcctcggcctcccaaagtgctgggattatggggtgagccactgcgcctggctaaagGCAGGGCTCTTGAGTCTTGAAAGTGTTCCTGACTTCTCCCTGTCTTCCTTACAGGGTTTCTCAATACCACCTTCCTCCTCATGGGCTGTGCTCGTGAACATAACCAGCTTTTAGCGGATTTTCATCATATTGGGAGCATCAAAGTGACCGAGGTCCTCAACATCTTAGAAAAGTCTCAGATTGTTGGTGCAGCATCCTCCAGGCAAGGTCCTGCTTGGGGTGTCCTCTTAGGCCTCCTGTTTGCCTTCAGGGACTGACCATCTAGCTGCACCCGACAAGCACCCAGACTCTTTCACATAACAAATAAAATAGCAGAGTTCCCTTTCTGCGTTGTCCTGTGGTCCATGAGAGTGCAGAGGTGAGGAAGGTGTGAGGAAGGCCAAGCATGTCCAGGGAGGTGGGGACCCAGGAAGAGGAGCCTGGCAAAGTGACAGTGTCCTGCCCAGCAGCTAGGGGAGCTGaaatattccttttctctttccccttcctctggAGGCTTGAGCTTCAGTCTGGGTTCAGCTACTGATCAGGGTCTGATTTCCGAGACCCTGGCCAAATCTCTCCCTTTttatgggcctcagtttcctcctctttaaaagAAAGGGTCTTATGAGTTAGAGAAGAGTCTCCTCAggccaatattttttttcttcctttttttgagataggggtctgtctcactatgttgcctggtcCGGTCTCGAAtctttggcctcaagtgatcctcctgcctcagcctccccagtagctgggatttcacaTGGGAGCTACTGTGTTTGGCCACCAGGGTGATTATTATCTGGGATTACTTATTGAGTAGCTACTctgtatgccagacactgtgctagtaTCTGTGCTAGTGTTTTACATACAGGAtatcatttactcctcacaagaCCTCAGTGAGGCAGCTTTTATCTCTATTTTGCAAAGAAGAAACTGGCTCTAGGAGGTGAAACCTGCTCAAAGTAGCATCTCCCTTACCTCTCCTGCAGATTTCTGTCCCTGCTGAGGGAATTTCGTTGAGAGTTTGGAGAACTGAGATTATTTTATCTgctcagtagtttttttttttttttttttttttgtaagttggCAAAtatggaagagagaagaaagagcaggGCTAGCGTGGTGGTTTTTCACCCGGAGTTCAGGTTCTGGGCTCCTAGGAAAGGAGAACAGTGTGATTCTTGTCTCTGGCCGTAAGGGGGCAGCAGATACACTCACCCTGCAACTTCATGCCTTTtaatgagtgtgtgagtgtgtgtgtgtgtgagtttgtgtgtttAGGGGTGGGAAGTAGGGAATGGAGAGTCTCTGTGTCAGGCCATTTATGTGTGGAAACTCAGTTTATTTCTCTCTACTATCTTGTGAGGTTTAAAGGCGGTGACTTAGGGTACCTTTACCGTGGGTTAGGCATTTTCTGTGCATTACCTCATTCATCCTTACTACAACCTTATTAAATAGATGTCGTTGCTTCTGTGTTTGCATTTTACAGGCGAGGACACAGGCTTAACTCCTCAAGGCCACGAAGCCCACCTTTGTTAGTGGCTTGAGCAAGTGGGGTCTGAAGCACAGGTGGCCTGCACCTAGCCTCAGAAGTGGAACTGGCATGAGGTTTTGATTACCATGGACCTCCATGACCCCCATGACCAATCTAGGTTCTGGAAGGGATGGTTAGGAAGCCAGAATAGTCACAGCAAGTGGGACAGGGCTGGGTGGAGACCAGTGAGCCTATGACAAGAGGCCTTAGGTCACAGAGGGAGGTTTTAGTAGATGAGTTTCATCAGCAGGCTTCGCCCACCTCTTCCTAACATCTGACCAACTGGCCTGTTAGTTTTAGAAGGCTGAGCTGAGGCCTGGGTGGGCCAAGGTATACTTTCACAGATTGTCTTCAACCCACTAGCCAAGGTGGTTGAAGACATCAATGACCTTCAAAGGGAATTGACAAGTCAAAGGAAATGGTGTCCTAGGTGTCCCAAATGGATGGCTTAATCCTGATACCAGGGACAGGACATATTAACTACATACAAAGGGTTATATGTAACACAAATATTGGATATAGAGTGTGATTTAACAAACCCCAAGGACTCATCACCTAGCCCAAGATATGGAGCATCAGGAGTAACTTGCTTTTTACCTGTGTTCTTTCCCCCATCCACTCCTTTGCCTCCTCCCACAAGGaggcaatattttatttagtttgacTTGGATTGGATTTTCGTATACTTTGATCATGtatgtattatacatttaaacaataaatattgtTTAGATTTGCCTGGCTTTGAGTTCTGTAAAAATGGTATCATATGTAGTTTTCTggaacttgctttttatttttattattgttattttttgagacagg contains:
- the LYPD4 gene encoding ly6/PLAUR domain-containing protein 4 isoform X6, whose amino-acid sequence is MSRPFPSASFLARKTVSPANSASRTARGVVGFKGCSSSSSYPAQISYLVSPPGVSIASYSRVCRSYLCNNLTSLEPFVKLKASAPKSIISASRSCPTCVGEHTRDCLPNFVTTDSCPLAASTCYSSTLKLQAGFLNTTFLLMGCAREHNQLLADFHHIGSIKVTEVLNILEKSQIVGAASSRQGPAWGVLLGLLFAFRD
- the LYPD4 gene encoding ly6/PLAUR domain-containing protein 4 isoform X7 yields the protein MGPQHLRLVQLFCLLGAISTLPRTARGVVGFKGCSSSSSYPAQISYLVSPPGVSIASYSRVCRSYLCNNLTSLEPFVKLKASAPKSIISASRSCPTCVGEHTRDCLPNFVTTDSCPLAASTCYSSTLKLQAGFLNTTFLLMGCAREHNQLLADFHHIGSIKVTEVLNILEKSQIVGAASSRQGPAWGVLLGLLFAFRD
- the LYPD4 gene encoding ly6/PLAUR domain-containing protein 4 isoform X1, with protein sequence MGPQHLRLVQLFCLLGAISTLPRMSCGAGCYKTQKGVGALLCYEATASRFRAVAFHNWKWLLMRNMVCKLQEGCEETLVFIETGEAGTARGVVGFKGCSSSSSYPAQISYLVSPPGVSIASYSRVCRSYLCNNLTSLEPFVKLKASAPKSIISASRSCPTCVGEHTRDCLPNFVTTDSCPLAASTCYSSTLKLQAGFLNTTFLLMGCAREHNQLLADFHHIGSIKVTEVLNILEKSQIVGAASSRQGPAWGVLLGLLFAFRD
- the LYPD4 gene encoding ly6/PLAUR domain-containing protein 4 isoform X4; the protein is MGPQHLRLVQLFCLLGAISTLPRVGALLCYEATASRFRAVAFHNWKWLLMRNMVCKLQEGCEETLVFIETGTARGVVGFKGCSSSSSYPAQISYLVSPPGVSIASYSRVCRSYLCNNLTSLEPFVKLKASAPKSIISASRSCPTCVGEHTRDCLPNFVTTDSCPLAASTCYSSTLKLQAGFLNTTFLLMGCAREHNQLLADFHHIGSIKVTEVLNILEKSQIVGAASSRQGPAWGVLLGLLFAFRD
- the LYPD4 gene encoding ly6/PLAUR domain-containing protein 4 isoform X2, with amino-acid sequence MGPQHLRLVQLFCLLGAISTLPRMSCGAGCYKTQKGVGALLCYEATASRFRAVAFHNWKWLLMRNMVCKLQEGCEETLVFIETGTARGVVGFKGCSSSSSYPAQISYLVSPPGVSIASYSRVCRSYLCNNLTSLEPFVKLKASAPKSIISASRSCPTCVGEHTRDCLPNFVTTDSCPLAASTCYSSTLKLQAGFLNTTFLLMGCAREHNQLLADFHHIGSIKVTEVLNILEKSQIVGAASSRQGPAWGVLLGLLFAFRD
- the LYPD4 gene encoding ly6/PLAUR domain-containing protein 4 isoform X5, translating into MGPQHLRLVQLFCLLGAISTLPRMSCGAGCYKTQKGTARGVVGFKGCSSSSSYPAQISYLVSPPGVSIASYSRVCRSYLCNNLTSLEPFVKLKASAPKSIISASRSCPTCVGEHTRDCLPNFVTTDSCPLAASTCYSSTLKLQAGFLNTTFLLMGCAREHNQLLADFHHIGSIKVTEVLNILEKSQIVGAASSRQGPAWGVLLGLLFAFRD
- the LYPD4 gene encoding ly6/PLAUR domain-containing protein 4 isoform X3 → MGPQHLRLVQLFCLLGAISTLPRVGALLCYEATASRFRAVAFHNWKWLLMRNMVCKLQEGCEETLVFIETGEAGTARGVVGFKGCSSSSSYPAQISYLVSPPGVSIASYSRVCRSYLCNNLTSLEPFVKLKASAPKSIISASRSCPTCVGEHTRDCLPNFVTTDSCPLAASTCYSSTLKLQAGFLNTTFLLMGCAREHNQLLADFHHIGSIKVTEVLNILEKSQIVGAASSRQGPAWGVLLGLLFAFRD